One stretch of Diabrotica undecimpunctata isolate CICGRU chromosome 5, icDiaUnde3, whole genome shotgun sequence DNA includes these proteins:
- the LOC140440527 gene encoding uncharacterized protein has translation MMCKLVLATLAVYLCLEAAYGQHSYGLNPGQQRHATGFNPNQNSPHATGFNPNIGRGRHYRDLSSADTGRNHPKVLGSHADSNGPARHGFERGPGPVIPPHHQ, from the exons ATGATGTGCAAGTTAGTC ttgGCCACTTTGGCTGTATACCTATGCTTAGAAGCAGCATATGGACAGCATTCTTATGGATTGAATCCTGGTCAGCAACGCCACGCAACTGGCTTCAACCCTAATCAAAATAGTCCCCACGCTACTGGTTTCAATCCAAATATCGGCCGTGGACGCCACTACAGAGACTTAAGCAGTGCTGATACAGGCAGAAATCATCCCAAAGTTCTCGGATCTCA TGCTGACTCAAACGGACCTGCTCGTCACGGATTTGAACGCGGTCCAGGTCCAGTAATTCCTCCTCATCACCAATAG